The genomic segment CCTCCGAAATTTCCTCGTAAGATATAGATGCATAAGGATTACCGGCGGAATATTTGCGTATTAGATTCAAAACACTATCTTCTGCTAGACTAATTGGGCGGTCTTCAAGCATTGAAGAGCAATAGTCTTGGAACTCATCCGCAGAAAAAACTTTCGTTTTATGTTTTTGAAGCATTAGCCTTTGTTGTTTATCAAGAACAGAAGCCAACAACAAGATGTTCTTTTTAATTTCAGCATCTGAATTGCAAAATATAAGAATATCATCTGCATATCTTAAAAATTTTACACCTTTCGATTTCAGACTATTGTCCACCGGTATGAGTGTAGCTTCTGCCAACAAATGCATTGCGTGCGGGCCAATGGGAATTCCACGAGAAACACCAGCGGTTGTTGAAGTTATTAATTTAAGTATCCATTTGACTATCTGTTCAGGAAACCCACTTTCAATAATCTGGTTCTCTAATGTATGGTGATAAATTTGGTTGTAAAAGTCCGCAATATCACAATATAAAACTTTTTTTGATTTGCGACTTTGATTAAAAGCAACTGTCCAAAAGTCATTCCAAGCTGTTTTATTATTATATAATCCTATTTCCTCCTTAGGATTAAACCTATAACTAAATATTTGTCTCGGCGATAATCTTCTTTTTTCAATTCCCATGCCAAATTGAAATATTATGGCTGTAAGAAGAATGCTATCTTGAATATCTAATTGAGTAGCTTGCCTATATGAAAGCTCATCTTTAGGAACAATAAACCTTCGAAAAGGCCCCGGCAAAAGTTGATCGGGATTTATAGAGGTAATTAAATTAGTAAATTCATCTGCTCGCTGAAGAATTGGCGAAGTTTCTAATATTTTCGGGAAAAGATCTCCGTCAGAATGTTTATCAATAAAGCTAATTGCCCATTTAATTGCTTTTGCGTTTATATTCATTTTCTTATGATTTTTTAGACATGTCGTCTAACGACCGAGCCTTGCTGACGTTTTGCGTTGGCACGAGTTTGCCCTGCAAACGAAGTGACAGTAGCAAAATGTGCCGAAGGCCGGAGCGAGAGTCGCGTTAGCGAGCTCGAAGCGCAGCAGCAGAGGCGAAAGTTAAGCGAAGTTCCGCCTCAAATACGATGCAATTTAATATATTTTGCTATCTGGATAAGAGTCCAATAGTATCCAAATTTACTAACACTGAAAGATCGCGCTCCCCTTTCGGGATTGGATCAAATGTAAACATGAGCTTCCGCAAGGCGCATAAATACCGAGATGCAATACCCTGGCAACGGCACCAGCTTACATTGGGGAGCGCTCTAAAGCTACAAGATTTACTATGCTTACAAAATGAATCTACACACTTCCGAGCTTCTAAAAATAAAAAAACAAATTCCGGCGGAATTTTGCTTAACGACCAAGGCTTGACGACGTTTCGCGAGTCCGGAGGACTTGGCGCGAGTTTTGCTCAGCAAAACGAGTGACAAAGCGAAATGTGCCGCAGGCCAAGCAAGGGTGCGAAGCATCCCGCAGCGCTGCGTCAGAGCCGATAGTTAGGCGAAGGAGCATGCACTTTAACTTTTCATTAAAGATTTTATACGAATTTTACTATTTCGATTCTCTGGTTTAAAATGACAAGTCCCGCACTTTGTCTTATCGCGACAAGTT from the Leptospira wolffii serovar Khorat str. Khorat-H2 genome contains:
- a CDS encoding RNA-directed DNA polymerase; amino-acid sequence: MNINAKAIKWAISFIDKHSDGDLFPKILETSPILQRADEFTNLITSINPDQLLPGPFRRFIVPKDELSYRQATQLDIQDSILLTAIIFQFGMGIEKRRLSPRQIFSYRFNPKEEIGLYNNKTAWNDFWTVAFNQSRKSKKVLYCDIADFYNQIYHHTLENQIIESGFPEQIVKWILKLITSTTAGVSRGIPIGPHAMHLLAEATLIPVDNSLKSKGVKFLRYADDILIFCNSDAEIKKNILLLASVLDKQQRLMLQKHKTKVFSADEFQDYCSSMLEDRPISLAEDSVLNLIRKYSAGNPYASISYEEISEDDWLRLTDELIESIILEYLNADPVDYIRLRWFYRRLTQIGHPGGVKVSLDNLIKLGPCFSNICQYIASIQSIPPKKWKSIGSQLIKLLKSKEVKNSEYYRLLILSIFSKNAYINHFSKLTEFYQSSEPFVRREIILAGMRNKAFDWLRELKENYSNMDSWQKMAYIFSISGLPKDEKNYFLKKNIGKRPIEITLSNWSKSR